Proteins encoded within one genomic window of Deltaproteobacteria bacterium:
- a CDS encoding tetratricopeptide repeat protein — protein MRKFFSIVTSAFLLAITLPERHAMADDCYDMSINADPDNAIKTCTKAILLHPKDSKAYYSRGIAYERKDLLTHALKDYDKAISLDPKDAEAYNIRANAYASKGRYDRAIKDFDKAISLNPKLVYAYQNRGITYAKKGLYDSAIGDFGKVISLKPDNAVAYYNRGITYEKKGLLDHAIEDYDKVISLDPKNAEAYNIRANAYAKKGLHDRAIEDFDKAISLHPNFMYAYESRGYSYSQTGFFDNAIKDYDKAISLDPEYANGYYNRGLAHARKGLLDQAINDFDKAISLDPKNVYAYAARGNAYFEKGSHARAIEDVNKVMSFGPKDAKAYSNRGNIFFYRGLYDKAKADYNTSIKLDPAYEYSYLRLLNATWLAKKDDTKALDLLRQFVSQNNTDDWVRVISRYYLGDGSISEQSVIEEAKKRTTEEDVRGRLCETYYYLGIKRLAAGDTNGAADYLAKSIEADKKDFIEHMLAKGLLERIKARK, from the coding sequence ATGAGAAAATTTTTTTCAATCGTTACTTCAGCGTTTTTACTGGCGATTACGCTCCCGGAACGCCATGCCATGGCAGACGATTGTTACGACATGAGTATCAATGCCGATCCCGACAATGCCATAAAAACATGCACAAAGGCCATCTTATTACACCCGAAGGACTCTAAGGCCTACTACAGCCGCGGCATTGCGTATGAAAGAAAAGACCTCCTCACGCACGCACTTAAGGACTATGACAAAGCCATATCTCTGGATCCAAAGGATGCCGAGGCCTATAACATTCGCGCAAACGCGTATGCAAGCAAAGGCCGCTATGACCGCGCGATAAAGGACTTCGACAAGGCCATATCACTAAACCCTAAACTTGTGTACGCCTATCAGAACCGTGGAATTACGTATGCAAAAAAAGGCCTCTATGACAGCGCAATCGGGGACTTTGGCAAGGTTATATCCTTAAAGCCCGATAACGCGGTGGCCTACTACAACCGCGGCATTACGTACGAGAAAAAAGGGCTTCTTGACCACGCAATCGAAGACTATGACAAGGTCATATCCTTAGACCCAAAGAATGCCGAGGCCTACAACATCCGCGCAAACGCGTATGCCAAAAAAGGCCTCCATGACCGCGCAATCGAGGACTTTGACAAAGCCATATCATTACACCCCAATTTCATGTACGCATACGAAAGCCGCGGATATTCGTATTCCCAAACTGGCTTCTTTGACAACGCCATCAAAGACTATGACAAAGCCATCTCCTTAGACCCGGAATACGCAAACGGCTACTATAACCGCGGACTTGCGCATGCAAGAAAAGGCCTCCTTGACCAAGCAATCAATGACTTTGACAAGGCCATATCCCTGGATCCGAAAAATGTGTATGCCTACGCCGCCCGCGGAAATGCATATTTCGAAAAAGGCTCCCATGCCCGCGCGATCGAGGACGTCAACAAGGTCATGTCATTTGGACCCAAGGATGCTAAGGCCTACTCTAACCGTGGAAATATATTTTTCTATAGAGGCCTGTATGATAAAGCCAAAGCGGATTACAACACGTCCATCAAATTGGATCCGGCATACGAATATTCTTATCTCCGGCTTCTTAACGCAACTTGGCTTGCAAAGAAAGACGACACAAAAGCGCTCGACCTGCTCCGGCAATTCGTGTCTCAAAACAACACCGACGACTGGGTGCGCGTCATATCGCGCTACTATCTCGGAGACGGAAGCATCAGCGAGCAATCGGTTATCGAAGAGGCAAAAAAAAGAACAACCGAAGAAGACGTACGCGGCCGCCTCTGCGAGACATACTACTATCTGGGGATAAAACGCCTTGCTGCAGGAGACACGAATGGCGCGGCCGACTATCTCGCAAAAAGCATTGAAGCGGATAAAAAAGACTTCATAGAACACATGCTGGCAAAAGGGCTGCTCGAACGCATAAAGGCAAGAAAATAA